A window of Anomalospiza imberbis isolate Cuckoo-Finch-1a 21T00152 unplaced genomic scaffold, ASM3175350v1 scaffold_68, whole genome shotgun sequence contains these coding sequences:
- the LOC137467550 gene encoding RNA polymerase II elongation factor ELL2-like, which yields MPTNPAKFFQRPFSTVSQRPIRDRVIHLLALKNYKKSELLACLEREGVVEKDKESLGKILQEVASLDANENSFSLKEHFFKDIQVDWPGYSERDRKTLEVTLFQKTAPSPNATSTSQSPSLGPSERNAPPRTAQKQPLASAFISPVRTKKQRIDQEPSDIQPAAGGRSPSSLDLPSTSCSPLNMSASVSSISTSTHELQEKDKIRTPSGIPVPVRVQGKTPNSKETALGFWLDQSCDEQEAED from the exons ATGCCCAcgaaccctgcaaaattcttccagagacctttcagtactgtttctcaacgacccatcagagacagggtgattcatttactggctctgaagaattacaagaagTCAGAGCTACTTGCCTGCTtagagagagagggagttgtggaaaaggacaaggaatcccttggaaagatccttcaggag GTAGCCAGCCTGGatgcaaatgagaattctttcagcctgaaggaacatttcttcaaagacattcaggttgattggcctggctacagtgaaagagatagaaagacattggaggtgaccctttttca aaaaacagctccatctccaaatgccaccagcaccagccagtcaccatctctgggaccttctgaaagaaatgctCCACCGAGGacggctcag AAACAGCCTCTGGCTTCTGCCTTTATCAGTCCTGTGAGGACCAAGAAGCAGAGGATTGACCAAGAGCCCAGTGAtatccagccagcagctggtggccgctctccttcttccttggaCCTGCCTTCCACATCCTGCTCACCTTTGAACATGTCTGCAAGTGTCAGCTCCATTTCCACCTCCACCCATGAGCtacaagagaaagataaaattcGGACTCCGTCTGGAATCCCAGTGCCTGTCAGGGTGCAGGGGAAGACTCCCAACTCCAAAG AAACGGCCTTGGGCTTCTGGCTTGACCAGTCCTGCGAtgagcaagaagcagaggaCTGA